The DNA segment CATGGCGTCGTCTCGCTGGAAAGCCTTCAACAAACCCTTGAACATCGATCGGGTGAATCTCCCCTGGTCTGCCTGATGGCTGCCAACAACGAAACCGGCGTGCTGCAACCGATCTTCAAGGCTGCCCAGTTGTGCCGTGCTGCGAAGGCTCATCTGCATGTCGATGCGACCCAGGCGATTGGAAAGATCCCTTTCGACTTTACCGCTCTGGAAATCGATTCGCTCGTTTTTGCTCCTCACAAATTTCACGGTCCAGCCGGAATTGGTGGGCTGCTGATCGCACCCCACATCCCTTTTAAAGCCATCTGGCGCGGTGGTGCTCAACAGCTTGGGATGCGTCCAGGAACCGAGTCCGTGCCGCTTGCCGTCGGCGCAGCGTCTGCTTTGCAGCTGGCATGCGATTCCCTTCACCAGATGCAAGCTGAGATCCAACCGCTCCGTGACTCGTTCGAACAACAACTTCAAAACGCGATCCCCGGACTGGTCATTCATGGCGGCCTAGCGGAAAGGTTGGCCACCACCAGCTGCCTCGGTTTTCCCCACATCGATCGTCAATCGATGCTGATGGGACTGGATATGAACGGTGTCTGCTGCAGCAGCGGATCGGCATGTGCCAGCGGTAGCAGCGAGCCAAGCTACGTCCTTCAAGCAATGGACGTGGCGGCTGAAACATTACAGGGTTCGCTCCGTTTTGGGCTTTCAAAGTTTTCCACGCCTGTTGAAATAAAT comes from the Roseimaritima multifibrata genome and includes:
- a CDS encoding cysteine desulfurase family protein, whose amino-acid sequence is MIYLDNNATTRIAPAVLQAMASVWERGPLNPSSQHAQGRIARSILDQALAQIGRLLGADIEKPGGPQLILTSGGTEANQLAMCGFGDSHRPLVVSAIEHPSILEMAKIWKAEGREVTFLPVDKHGVVSLESLQQTLEHRSGESPLVCLMAANNETGVLQPIFKAAQLCRAAKAHLHVDATQAIGKIPFDFTALEIDSLVFAPHKFHGPAGIGGLLIAPHIPFKAIWRGGAQQLGMRPGTESVPLAVGAASALQLACDSLHQMQAEIQPLRDSFEQQLQNAIPGLVIHGGLAERLATTSCLGFPHIDRQSMLMGLDMNGVCCSSGSACASGSSEPSYVLQAMDVAAETLQGSLRFGLSKFSTPVEINDASDRIINCFNRLRP